Proteins from a single region of Macaca thibetana thibetana isolate TM-01 chromosome 4, ASM2454274v1, whole genome shotgun sequence:
- the ENPP5 gene encoding ectonucleotide pyrophosphatase/phosphodiesterase family member 5, producing MTSKFLLMSFILAALSLLTTFSHQPDQQNVLLVSFDGFRWDYLYKVPTPHFHYVMKYGVHVKQVTNVFITKTYPNHYTLVTGLFAENHGIVANDMFDPIQNKSFSLDHMNIYDSKFWEEATPIWITNQRAGHTSGAAMWPGTDVEIHKCFPTHYMPYNESVSFEDRVAKIIEWFTSEEPINLGLLYWEDPDDMGHHLGPDSPLMGPVISDIDNKLGYLIQMLKKAKLWDTLNLIITSDHGMTQCSEERLIELDQYLDKDHYTLIDQSPVAAILPKEGKFDEVYEALTHAHPNLTVYKKEEIPERWHYKYNNRIQPIIAVADEGWHILQNKSDDFLLGNHGYDNALAEMHPIFLAHGPAFRKNFSKEAMNSTDLYPLLCHLLNITAMPHNGSFWNVQDLLNSAIPRAVPYTQSTILLPGSVKPAEYDQEQSYPYFIGVSLGSIIVIVFFIIFIKHLIHSQIPALQDMHGEIAQPLLQA from the exons ATGACTTCGAAATTTCTCTTGATGTCCTTCATACTTGCTGCACTGAGCCTTTTAACCACCTTTTCTCACCAACCAGACCAGCAAAATGTTCTACTAGTTTCTTTTGATGGATTCCGTTGggattatttatataaagttccaACGCCCCATTTTCATTATGTTATGAAATATGGTGTTCACGTGAAGCAAGTTACTaatgtttttattacaaaaaCCTACCCTAACCATTATACTTTGGTAACTGGCCTCTTTGCAGAGAATCATGGGATTGTTGCAAATGATATGTTTGATCCTATTCAGAACAAATCTTTCTCCTTGGATCACATGAATATTTATGATTCCAAGTTTTGGGAAGAAGCGACACCAATATGGATCACAAATCAGAGGGCAGGACATACTAGTGGTGCAGCCATGTGGCCCGGAACAGATGTAGAAATACATAAGTGCTTTCCTACTCATTACATGCCTTACAATGAGTCAGTTTCATTTGAAGATAGAGTTGCCAAAATTATCGAATGGTTTACATCAGAAGAGCCCATAAATCTTGGTCTTCTCTATTGGGAAGACCCTGATGACATGGGCCACCATTTGGGACCTGACAGTCCGCTCATGGGGCCTGTCATTTCAGATATTGACAACAAGTTAGGATATCTCATACAAATGCTAAAAAAGGCAAAGTTGTGGGACACTCTGAACCTAATCATCACAAGTGATCACGGAATGACGCAGTGCTCTGAGGAAAGGTTAATAGAACTTGACCAGTACCTGGATAAAGACCACTATACCCTGATTGATCAATCACCAGTAGCAGCCATCTTGCCAAAAGAAG GTAAATTTGATGAAGTCTATGAAGCACTAACTCATGCTCATCCTAACCTTACTGTTTACAAAAAAGAAGAGATTCCAGAAAGGTGGCATTACAAATACAACAATCGAATTCAACCAATCATAGCAGTGGCTGACGAAGGGTGGCACATTTTACAGAATAAGTCAGATGACTTTCTGT TAGGCAACCACGGTTATGATAATGCGTTAGCAGAAATGCATCCAATATTTTTAGCCCATGGTCCTGCCTTCAGAaagaatttctcaaaagaagccatgAACTCCACAGATTTGTACCCACTACTATGCCACCTCCTTAATATCACCGCCATGCCACACAATGGATCATTCTGGAATGTCCAGGATCTGCTCAATTCAGCAATACCAAGGGCAGTCCCTTATACACAGAGTACTATACTCCTCCCTGGTAGTGTCAAACCAGCAGAATATGACCAAGAGCAGTCATACCCTTATTTCATAGGGGTCTCTCTTGGCAGCATTATAgtgattgtattttttataattttcattaaacatttaattcACAGTCAAATACCTGCCTTACAAGATATGCATGGTGAAATAGCTCAACCATTATTACAAGCCTAA